A window from Electrophorus electricus isolate fEleEle1 chromosome 7, fEleEle1.pri, whole genome shotgun sequence encodes these proteins:
- the tspan9b gene encoding tetraspanin-9 — MARGCLCCVKYMMFLFNLLFWLSGCGLLGVGIWLSVSQGSFATFSPSFPSLSAANLVIILGFIVMVTGFLGCMGAIKENKCLLLSFFIVLLVILLAELILLILFFLYTDKVSVNAQQDLKEGLRLYNTDNNVGLRNAWNIIQAEWQCCGVTGHTDWHDALPEKTVPDRCCQEHYSECGRNASSVFWSRGCYEKVVDWLDDNKHLLGTIAMCVLVIQLLGMAFSMTLYQQIHRSGKKYDA, encoded by the exons ATGGCACGgggctgtctgtgctgtgtgaaatACATGATGTTCCTCTTCAACCTGCTCTTCTGG CTGTCGGGCTGTGGGTTGCTAGGCGTGGGGATTTGGCTCTCCGTGTCGCAGGGGAGTTTTGCCACCTTCTCGCCctccttcccctccctctctgccgcCAATCTGGTCATCATCCTGGGCTTCATCGTCATGGTGACGGGCTTCCTGGGCTGCATGGGAGCCATCAAGGAGAACAAGTGTCTGTTGCTGAGT TTCTTCATCGTGCTGTTGGTAATTCTCCTGGCAGAGTTGATTCtgctcattcttttctttttgtatacAGACAAG GTGAGTGTGAACGCACAGCAGGATCTTAAAGAGGGTCTGCGACTGTACAACACAGATAACAACGTTGGACTGCGCAATGCATGGAACATCATAcaggctgag TGGCAATGTTGTGGTGTGACTGGGCATACAGACTGGCACGATGCCCTGCCGGAGAAGACGGTGCCAGACCGATGCTGTCAGGAGCATTATAGTGAGTGTGGTCGCAATGCCAGCAGCGTCTTCTGGTCCCGG GGTTGCTATGAAAAGGTTGTGGACTGGCTAGACGATAACAAACACCTCTTAGGCACTATTGCTATGTGTGTCCTTGTTATACAg CTCCTTGGCATGGCATTCTCCATGACCCTGTACCAGCAGATCCACAGGTCAGGGAAGAAATATGATGCTTAG